One window from the genome of Carnobacteriaceae bacterium zg-84 encodes:
- a CDS encoding aspartate carbamoyltransferase catalytic subunit, translating to MKNLVTMETLSNEEVFALVKRAIELKNGAPVLQRPDLYVSNLFFENSTRTKVSFEVAEREVGLKVVPFEVSTSSVQKGETLYDTCKTLEMIGCHLLVIRHSENEYYKQLENLSIPVISGGDGTGQHPSQCLLDLMTIYEEFGYFEGLNIVIAGDIKNSRVAKSNAVALSRLGANVTFVAPDHWKDETVGTFVDIDDVIEKVDVCMLLRVQHERHGHTLYNFSPETYHRAYGLTMERYGKLQEHAIVLHPAPVNRDVEIADELVEAPKSRIFEQMRNGMFMRQAILEKVITENQL from the coding sequence ATGAAAAATTTAGTTACAATGGAAACATTATCCAATGAAGAAGTATTTGCACTTGTCAAACGTGCTATTGAATTAAAAAATGGTGCGCCTGTTTTACAAAGACCTGATTTATACGTTTCTAATTTATTTTTTGAAAATTCAACTCGAACAAAAGTTAGTTTTGAAGTGGCAGAAAGAGAAGTTGGTCTTAAAGTTGTTCCTTTTGAAGTAAGTACATCATCTGTTCAAAAAGGGGAAACACTATATGACACATGTAAAACTCTTGAAATGATTGGATGCCATTTATTAGTGATTCGACATAGTGAAAATGAATATTATAAACAATTAGAAAATTTATCTATTCCTGTCATTAGTGGGGGAGATGGAACGGGGCAACATCCGTCACAATGCTTATTAGATTTAATGACGATTTATGAAGAATTTGGTTATTTTGAAGGGTTAAACATTGTTATTGCTGGAGATATTAAAAATTCTCGTGTGGCGAAAAGTAATGCAGTTGCTTTAAGTCGCTTAGGAGCAAATGTAACCTTTGTTGCACCAGATCATTGGAAAGATGAAACAGTAGGTACTTTTGTTGATATTGACGATGTGATTGAAAAAGTTGATGTATGTATGTTATTACGTGTACAACATGAAAGACATGGACATACTTTATACAATTTTTCTCCAGAAACGTATCATAGAGCATACGGATTAACAATGGAACGCTATGGAAAATTGCAAGAGCATGCCATTGTATTGCATCCAGCACCGGTCAATCGTGATGTTGAAATTGCAGATGAGCTTGTAGAAGCACCAAAATCACGTATTTTTGAACAAATGAGAAATGGTATGTTTATGCGTCAAGCTATTCTGGAAAAAGTGATTACCGAAAACCAATTATAA
- the accA gene encoding acetyl-CoA carboxylase carboxyl transferase subunit alpha has protein sequence MKKASDIVKLARDTQKMTTKEWIAALFHQFIELKGDRYYADDQAIVGGIAFFDEQPVTIIGTQKGHDLASNMACNFGSPLPEGYRKAYRLMEQAEKFQRPIITFVNTAGAYCSSESESRGIGEAIAQNLVLMSQLTVPIITIIIGEGGSGGALALAMGNKVYMLEHSMYSVLSPEGFAAILWKDASKSAEAADMMKLTPDSLLDLNIIDGIFQETLGKAKRRLRPKEQVIEDVRSEIKQVLTFYEKLTPEEIKQDRQKRFRKY, from the coding sequence ATGAAAAAAGCAAGTGATATTGTTAAATTAGCTCGAGATACACAAAAAATGACCACAAAAGAGTGGATAGCAGCATTGTTTCATCAGTTTATTGAATTAAAAGGTGATAGATACTATGCCGATGATCAAGCCATTGTGGGAGGCATTGCTTTTTTTGATGAGCAACCTGTGACTATTATTGGGACACAAAAAGGACATGATTTAGCAAGTAATATGGCATGTAATTTTGGTTCACCTTTACCAGAAGGTTATCGAAAAGCGTATCGGTTAATGGAACAAGCTGAAAAATTTCAAAGACCGATTATTACATTTGTCAATACAGCAGGAGCTTATTGTAGTTCAGAATCAGAAAGTAGAGGTATTGGTGAAGCTATCGCACAAAATTTGGTGCTGATGAGTCAATTAACGGTTCCAATTATAACGATTATTATCGGAGAAGGTGGAAGCGGAGGAGCGTTGGCTTTAGCCATGGGTAATAAAGTATACATGTTAGAACATAGTATGTATTCGGTACTTTCTCCGGAAGGTTTTGCTGCTATTTTATGGAAAGATGCATCTAAAAGTGCAGAAGCAGCAGATATGATGAAATTAACACCGGATAGTCTACTTGATTTAAATATTATTGACGGTATTTTCCAAGAAACGCTAGGAAAAGCCAAACGCCGTTTAAGACCAAAAGAACAAGTGATTGAAGACGTGCGTTCTGAAATAAAACAGGTACTAACTTTTTATGAAAAGTTAACACCTGAAGAAATTAAACAAGATAGACAAAAAAGATTTAGAAAATATTAG
- a CDS encoding acetyl-CoA carboxylase carboxyltransferase subunit beta: MKPFRKRAYISIPSKQDIEKRQMSIPDGMWGKCPHCHHIFYLPDIEPFKCCQQCHYPFRLSAFERLALTVDLNSFCEWLPKLSIQNPLDFPAYEEKIETLQEKTALDEAVLIGQACINELPVAIGIMDTHFIMGSMGSNVGEKITYLFEQALEKNLPVILFCASGGARMQEGILSLMQMAKVSVAVSNHGQAGLFYMAVLTDPTTGGVTASFAMEADMIVAEPKATVGFAGKRVIEQTIKEKLPDDFQSAEQVQKNGFIDCIVKREALRSFLGTVLSIHTSMGGCHEKSK; the protein is encoded by the coding sequence ATGAAACCATTTAGAAAACGAGCATATATTTCTATTCCGTCTAAACAAGATATTGAAAAAAGACAGATGAGTATTCCTGACGGTATGTGGGGAAAATGCCCACATTGTCATCATATTTTTTATTTGCCGGATATAGAACCTTTTAAATGTTGTCAACAATGTCACTATCCATTTCGCTTATCTGCTTTTGAAAGATTGGCGTTAACCGTTGATTTAAATAGTTTTTGTGAATGGTTGCCAAAACTTTCTATTCAAAATCCACTTGATTTTCCTGCTTATGAGGAAAAAATAGAAACATTACAAGAAAAAACAGCACTCGACGAGGCAGTGCTTATAGGGCAGGCATGTATCAATGAATTGCCAGTTGCTATTGGTATTATGGATACCCATTTCATTATGGGTAGTATGGGAAGTAATGTTGGTGAAAAGATTACATATCTTTTTGAACAAGCACTTGAAAAAAATCTTCCTGTCATTTTATTTTGTGCATCTGGTGGTGCTAGAATGCAAGAAGGTATTTTATCTTTAATGCAGATGGCAAAGGTGAGTGTAGCGGTATCCAATCATGGACAAGCTGGTTTGTTTTATATGGCTGTATTAACAGATCCAACAACAGGTGGTGTTACAGCAAGTTTTGCTATGGAAGCAGATATGATTGTTGCTGAACCAAAAGCAACGGTTGGATTTGCTGGTAAACGTGTCATTGAACAAACAATCAAAGAGAAACTTCCAGATGATTTTCAATCTGCTGAACAAGTGCAAAAGAATGGCTTTATTGATTGTATTGTCAAAAGAGAAGCATTGCGTTCTTTTTTAGGTACTGTTTTGTCTATACATACGAGTATGGGAGGTTGTCATGAAAAAAGCAAGTGA